In one window of archaeon BMS3Bbin15 DNA:
- a CDS encoding adenosine monophosphate-protein transferase SoFic, producing the protein MEPSEFKSERTGKLKSIPNTIFHCFEPNELPFEVKYTPEIVKLISEASLSLGNLSEAGRKLLNPHLLIMPYLKKEAVLSSKIEGTKTTLSDVFMHEAEKKKRTKDDDLQEVMNYVKAMQDGLSRINTEKLSVQMIKDLHKILLTGVRGEYKDPGKFKTEINWIGTSYDIMEAKFVPCGPESVERLMINLIEYLNNHNETNLIKIGISHYQFETIHPFRDGNGRLGRLLIILYLCQEKIISQPLFYISAFFVKFREDYDARLKRVSTAGDVEGWLKFFLTGVKKQADDAVLRVEKMEELREKYRQKLLDISQSTTVHHILDYLFENPFLTIPEVKERLKCHYSKAKYNVEILLSAGIISEVEREKGARLFIANEIFEILEL; encoded by the coding sequence ATGGAACCATCTGAATTTAAAAGTGAAAGAACAGGTAAGCTTAAGAGCATCCCTAATACTATTTTTCACTGCTTTGAACCAAATGAACTGCCATTTGAAGTTAAATATACGCCTGAAATTGTTAAACTTATTTCTGAAGCTTCTTTGAGTTTAGGTAATCTATCAGAAGCTGGCAGAAAATTACTGAATCCTCATCTTTTAATAATGCCCTATTTGAAGAAAGAAGCAGTTTTAAGTTCCAAAATCGAAGGAACAAAAACCACTCTTTCAGATGTATTTATGCATGAAGCAGAAAAAAAGAAAAGAACAAAAGATGATGATCTGCAAGAAGTTATGAATTATGTAAAAGCAATGCAAGATGGCCTATCAAGGATTAATACTGAAAAACTTTCTGTTCAGATGATTAAAGATCTTCATAAAATCTTATTAACTGGTGTAAGAGGAGAGTATAAGGACCCTGGAAAATTTAAGACTGAAATAAATTGGATTGGAACTTCTTATGACATCATGGAAGCAAAATTCGTACCCTGTGGTCCAGAATCTGTTGAAAGATTGATGATAAATCTAATTGAATATTTAAATAATCATAATGAAACAAACCTTATAAAAATTGGCATATCTCATTACCAATTTGAAACAATCCATCCATTTAGAGATGGAAATGGCAGATTAGGGAGACTTCTAATTATTCTGTATCTTTGTCAAGAAAAAATAATTAGTCAACCCCTATTTTATATTAGTGCCTTTTTTGTAAAATTTAGAGAAGATTACGATGCTAGACTTAAAAGAGTAAGTACAGCAGGGGATGTAGAAGGATGGTTGAAATTTTTTCTCACAGGAGTAAAAAAACAAGCTGATGATGCAGTATTAAGAGTTGAGAAAATGGAAGAACTCAGAGAAAAATATAGGCAAAAATTGTTGGACATTTCTCAAAGTACAACTGTTCATCATATATTGGATTATTTATTTGAAAATCCCTTTTTAACAATTCCTGAAGTCAAAGAAAGATTAAAATGCCATTATTCTAAGGCAAAATATAATGTAGAAATTTTATTATCAGCTGGAATAATTAGTGAAGTTGAGAGAGAAAAGGGGGCAAGATTGTTTATCGCTAATGAAATCTTTGAAATCTTAGAGTTATAA